One window from the genome of Aptenodytes patagonicus chromosome 4, bAptPat1.pri.cur, whole genome shotgun sequence encodes:
- the CNOT7 gene encoding CCR4-NOT transcription complex subunit 7: MPAATVDHSQRICEVWACNLDEEMKKIRQVIRKYNYVAMDTEFPGVVARPIGEFRSNADYQYQLLRCNVDLLKIIQLGLTFMNEQGEYPPGTSTWQFNFKFNLTEDMYAQDSIELLTTSGIQFKKHEEEGIETQYFAELLMTSGVVLCEGVKWLSFHSGYDFGYLIKILTNSNLPEEELDFFEILRLFFPVIYDVKYLMKSCKNLKGGLQEVAEQLELERIGPQHQAGSDSLLTGMAFFKMREMFFEDHIDDAKYCGHLYGLGSGSSYVQNGTGNAYEEEANKQS; the protein is encoded by the exons ATGCCAGCAGCTACCGTAGACCATAGCCAAAGAATCTGTGAAGTTTGGGCTTGTAACTTGGatgaagagatgaagaaaattCGTCAAGTTATACGGAAGTATAACTATGTAGCTATG GATACAGAATTTCCAGGAGTAGTTGCAAGGCCTATTGGAGAATTCAGAAGCAACGCAGACTATCAGTACCAATTATTACGCTGCAATGTAGACTTGCTAAAAATAATTCAGCTAGGACTGACGTTTATGAATGAGCAAGGAGAATACCCTCCAGGAACTTCAACTtggcaatttaattttaaatttaatttaac AGAAGATATGTATGCCCAGGACTCTATTGAGCTGTTGACGACATCTGGTATCCAGTTTAAAAAGCATGAGGAAGAAGGAATTGAGACACAGTACTTTGCAGAACTGCTTATGACATCAGGAGTTGTACTGTGTGAAGGAGTCAAGTGGCTTTCCTTTCATAG TGGATATGACTTTGGCTATCTAATCAAAATCCTGACAAACTCTAATTTACCTGAAGAAGAGCTAGACTTCTTTGAGATACTGCGATTGTTTTTCCCTGTCATCTATGATGTAAAATATCTCATGAAGAGTTGCAAAAATCTGAAG ggtgGATTACAAGAAGTGGCTGAGCAGTTAGAGCTGGAAAGGATAGGACCACAGCATCAGGCAGGATCTGATTCTTTACTCACAGGAATGGCCTTTTTCAAAATGAGAGAA ATGTTCTTTGAAGATCACATTGACGATGCCAAATATTGTGGCCACTTATACGGCCTTGGTTCGGGGTCATCTTATGTACAAAATGGCACAGGAAATGCATATGAAGAAGAAGCCAACAAACAGTCATGA
- the VPS37A gene encoding vacuolar protein sorting-associated protein 37A — protein sequence MNWLFPLAKGGGSSSPAAPLPALTSLQQQKQRQIESLRGAHASIAEIQKDVEYRLPFTVNNLTININILLPPQFPQEKPVISVFPPVRHHLMDKQGVYVTGPLISNFTMHSDLGKIIQSLLDEFWKNPPVLVPSSTSFPYLFNKPAGMPPYPPQGFPFLPPYPPQETNRTMAAVPVAESVSSSYTTDKPAAPSYGLIADLPLPVPTAEAVLQVGQNGFTYKMPDVPDTFPELSELSISQLTNMNEQEEVLLEQFVTLPQLKQVITDRDELVKSIEELAKKNLLLEPSLEAKRQMVLDKYEQLTQMKAAFEKKMQRQHELSESCSPSALQARLKVAAHEAEEESDTIAEDFLEGKTEIDDFLSSFMEKRMLCHCRRAKEEKLQQAIAMHSQFHAPL from the exons ATGAACTGGCTGTTCCCCCTCGCCAAgggcggcggctcctcctcgcccgccgcgccgctgcccgccctcaccagcctccagcagcagaagcagcggCAGATCGAGTCCCTGCGCGGCGCCCACGCCTC CATTGCAGAAATTCAGAAAGATGTGGAATACCGACTGCCATTCACTGTAAACAACTTGACAATTAATATTAACAT CTTGCTTCCACCTCAGTTTCCTCAGGAAAAACCAGTCATCAGTGTTTTCCCACCTGTGAGACATCATTTAATGGACAAGCAGGGAGTATATGTGACCGGTCCATTAATAAGTAAC TTTACAATGCACTCAGATCTTGGAAAAATTATTCAAAGTTTACTGGACGAGTTTTGGAAGAATCCTCCAGTTCTGGTTCCTAGCTCAACATCATTTCCATA ccTTTTCAACAAACCAGCTGGAATGCCTCCTTACCCTCCTCAGGgctttccatttcttcctccatACCCACCTCAAGAAACAAATAGAACAATGGCAGCTGTGCCTGTTGCTGAATCAGTTTCCTCAAGCTACACTACAGACaagcctgctgctccctcttaTGGCTTGATTGCTGATCTGCCACTACCTGTTCCGACAGCAGAAGCAGTGCTTCAG GTTGGCCAGAATGGATTTACTTACAAGATGCCTGATGTTCCTGATACATTTCCAGAACTCTCAGAACTAAG TATATCGCAGCTGACCAATATGAACGAGCAAGAGGAAGTGTTACTGGAACAGTTTGTGACTCTACCACAACTGAAGCAAGTCATTACTGATAGAGATGAGTTAGTGAAAAGCATTGAAGAGCTGGCAA aaaaaaacttgTTGCTGGAGCCTAGTCTCGAGGCAAAAAGACAGATGGTATTGGATAAA tATGAGCAACTCACACAGATGAAAGCAGCCTttgaaaaaaagatgcaaagacAGCATGAACTTAGTGAG agTTGCAGTCCAAGTGCTCTGCAAGCCAGACTTAAAGTAGCTGCTCATGAAGCTGAAGAGGAATCTGACACTATTGCAGAAGACTTCTTGGAAGGCAAAACAGAAATAGATGACTTCCTTAGTAGTTTCATGGAAAAGAGAATG CTCTGCCACTGTAGACGAGCCAAAGAGGAAAAACTTCAACAGGCAATAGCAATGCACAGCCAATTTCATGCTCCGCTATAG